CTGAAGGAAGCGGGCGTCGACGCCTTCGAAACGGTCCGCCAGATCGGGTTCGGGCGGATGCTCCAGATCATAGCCGCTGCCGTCGCCCCGGATTTTGACCAATACCCGTTCGGTAAGATCGATCGACAGCAACAGGTCGCATTTGTCGCCGTCGAGCAGATCGGGTTCGAAGGTGAAGGGCGCTCCGTCCTCACGATCGAGGAGGAGCGGCTGTTCCTTCTCGATCCATGCCAGCACCGGCACCATGACATGATCGGGATCGCCCGCGAAATCCCACAGGCCGACCTTTGCCGTATAGCCGTAGAGGAAAGAGAGCGAGCGCGACTGTTTCGACAGGACGCGCCCCTCTTCGGCCCAGATTTCCAGCAGATCGGGGTGCTTCGCATAATCGGGCAGGCATTGCGTGAGCCATGCGCGCAGGGATCGCAGCTTGCGCATCAACGCGATCCGCAGGCCATCCGGGCCTGACGCTGCAACTCGATCAACGTCGCGCGGATCTGGCCCGCCACGTCATAAAGGTCCGTCAGGCTGCCGTGGCATTGCGCGCCGGTCATGTCGCCGGCCTCAGTCCTCCGGACGTTCGGCAATCGGGCGGGTGTCGCCAGCAAGCCCCCAGATATCGTCGCTGTTGGCGGTGGCGGCGGCGCGGTCGAGCAGGCCGACGCCGTCAGCATCGACGCACAGATTGCGATAGACCGGGCGTTCAATGACCTTCTGGCTTTCATGGCGGATTTCCCTGACCGCGCCCTGACGGGCAAATTCATTCTCCGCAAACCGCTCCGACGATGCGTCGATCCGGGCTTGCAGCTTTTTGCGTTCGGCCTCGGCCGCGTCATTGGCGCGCTTCTGCGCCGCCTGTTCCTGCGCCGCGCCGACGCTGACGCCTTGGAAATAGCCGCCGATGCCCGCCACGCAGGCCGCGAGCGCGCCCGCAAGGGCGAGTTGGGGCAGGCCGATGGTCATGGCAGAAGCCCCCTGAAATAGGTGCGGCGCGAATAGGTCAGCACGTCCTTGCGCAGGCGGCCTTCCCGGTAGCTGACATGAATCCAGCCGCTGTTGGGCTGGCCCCGGACGTAGTTTTCCAGAATGAGCTGGTCGAATGCCAGGCGGTCGCGGATGAAGGTGGCGACCGACACATTGTCGATGCCGGGAATTTCCAAGTCTGCGGCTTCGCCCTGCGCGTGCTGACTGGCCGAGGATGAACCGACCGCCAGACATAGCTTGACGGACCGAAAGCCGGAGGTGACGCGGATCGGCCTGCCGAAATGGGCGCGCAGCGGCTCCAGCACTTTCGCGCAAAGCAGCTGCATCGCGGCGATCGAGCGGGCACCGGGCGTGTTGTCGATCCGCTGGGCCGTGGCGGTCGCGGACGCGGTGAATTCAGCCAGGCTGAAATGGGGCGAAAGCTGCATGGCGATCAGTCCTTTTCGGGCAGGAAGCGGTCGGCGATGCGCCCCGGCACGCTGGTCAGCGTGTCGATGACGGCGCGAGCGATGCGTGGCGTGGCGTCGAAGGCGAGAAGGGCGATGCCGAAGGCGATGGACTGCGCGACGAAATCGCCCCAGCCCGTGGCCGAGACGATCGCGCGCGTGGCGTAGAAACTGACGGTCGATCCCACCACCCATTGCAGGAAGCGCTGGCGCCATGGCAGCGCGGGTTTCCATGCCTGCGCGACGGCCGAACCGATCAGCGACGGCGAAAGCGAACCGGCGATGTCGGCGGCGTTCTGAAGAAAGGTGCGAAGGTCCATGGATCAGTCCCAGAGTTGGATGAGGGGCAGCGTCCTGGGGGCGGACGCATTGATGGCGGCGGGAACGAGGATGACGGTGCCCAGCGGCAACACCGGGCCGTGGCGCGACAGGCCGGGATTGGCTTCCAGAACGCGGCCGACATGCAACGGCCCAAGCCCCGCGTCGCGGAACAGCAGCAGTTCGATGGTGTCGCCCTGCTTGGCCATCAATGTCATCGCGGCGGCCATCAGATCAGGTCAACCGTGGTGCGGGTGCGGCCCAGCATGTCGCGGATCGCATGCTGGGCATCGCGGCGAAGATCGCCGATCGACTGTTCCAGTTCGTCGGACTGGTTGACCCCGGCGGCCGTCAGGTCGAAATCGCGGTGACGCTCGATCAGTTCGGCCTTGGCGAACAACGCGATGGCGCGCCGGTAGCGGATGACCTGAACGCTCTCTCCGTCCAGATCCGGGGCGGGCACATTCGCCAGCTTGTCATGACCCTCCGCGATGGCATCGATCGCGAAGGCGCGCAGATCGATTTCCACGCGCATGATCGCGCCGATGATCGCGGCGCGCAGGCGCGCGGGCGTGATGCTGGTCGAAATGCGCGCGTCATCCCGCACCCGCGCCGGGTCGATGTCGGGGAAGAAACCGTCATTGACGACGACCGTTTCCGCTGGCGGCGGCTCGGACGCGGCAGAGGGCGGGAGAGCCACGAAGCTGCTCATGACAGGAGCAGCCGCGCGAGGAAGACCAGACAGGCGAAGGTGGCGAAAGCCCAGAAGGCGACCGCGGCGATCTCGAAGATCATCAGCAGGGGCAGGACGATCCGCAAGTCCTTGCGATGACGAAAGCGCGGCGGCACCGCGTCGGCGAGCATGTGCGGAAGCCGGACCACGTTCCCAATCCGGTCGAAACAGAACATGGCGGACAACAGCGCGCACATGGCGACGGTGGCGATCAGCGCGAGAGGGGCATGGGGCATGATTTCCTCCTGTGTCGGCCCCCGGTTTACGTGGGTGGGGATCGGGTCAGAGGACGGCCCTTCGGCCCGAAGGCCTCCCGCCTCGCGCGATCCGCCCACGAGCGCCGGGGGCGAGCGTGTCAGGCGGCGGTATCGCCGCCCTGTTCGGTTGCGGGCGCGGCGGCGGCGCAGGCCGCCAGCAGCTTTTCCGCCCGCTTGATGCGATCCTTGACGCCCACGCGGTCATTCAGCCGATGGGCTTCGCGCAGGGCGGTCAGGGCGAGATTCAGTGCCGTGGGCGCTTCCTGCGCATCCGCATCTTCCGCGCGAAGCAGCAATTCGATGCCCAGCGCCTTCATCAGCTTGGCGCGGGCCTCGTCATGCATATCGACCGTTTCGGTCAGGTCATCGACCCGCGACAGGATAGCGAGGTCAAAGGCTTCGCCTGCATTCTGCGCCTTGATGGCCGCGTCCGCGATCTCCTCGACCAGCACGGTCGCGACATCGCGATTGTAGCGCGATGGCATCGGCACATCATGGCGCATCAGGAAATCGGCGATCCGAAGCGCGGCGTCATAATCGCCCACGTCGATCAGCCAGACCATGACGGTCGGCGCGACTTCGGCCGCCGTGCCGGTGCCGACGCCCTGATCGGCTTCCAGCAGGCCGAGCAGCCAATCGCGATATTCGGGCAGCATCTGCCGCTTGGCATCCACCTTCATGTCGATGGACTTGATTTCCTTCAGGCGGCGAAGATCGTGCGTCAGGCGCAGGCCGATCTGGGCGGCCGCGCGCTGCTCCGGCGTGGCGTTGGTCGCCCCCGCCGCCGGGGGAAAATCGGCGGCGGGGACGTGTTCCGCTCCACCTTCGGGAGCGGACGCGACGGATTTGGCGGCGAGAACGCGTTCCCGGTGCTGGCGAGCGAGGCTCATGTGCGTGTCCTGTCAGATGGAGGGGATGGAAGAGCGATGGAGCCGAGCCGGATCAGTCCGGCTTCGGCCCCATCACGATGTTTTCGACCAGCGCGCACTTGCCATAGTCTTCGACGACGAAGGCCTCATTGACGCTTTCATAGTTCGCGATCTGCGTCAGTTCCGGCTCATCCTTCACGTAGCGACGGCGCGATTCCTCCTGTTCGTAGATCGCCAGATTCTTGTAGCTGGTGATCAGCAAGGTGGCGGTCGGGAAGTCGGGGACGCGCTCGGCATAAAGCCCGCCGACCTGATTGCCCGCGCGCAGGATGGTATCACGCGCGACGATTTCCGTTGCCGTATTGGCGGCCGCGTTGATGATCGGCATATATTTGTCGCTGACCAGGTTGCGACCGATCATGACGACGAGGTCATCGGCGTCCTGATGCCATTCATCGAGCAACGAACTGGCGACATCCTTCACAAGGGCGTCGAGGTTCACATAGTCGCGCTTGGCGACGGTGGGCGTGTCGGACACATAGATGGCCTTTCCCGCTGCCGTCAGCGCGCCATCGTCCAGCACACGTTCGGGCGCGAAGGTCCGAATCTTGTGCAACCAGCCCTTGTTCACGTCCTGAAGGCGCGGGTTCGCAACGCGGTCAGTCGTCGACGCTACGGACGTGCCGTGGAACCCGATGGTGATGCGGTCGAGGCCCTGACGCTTCACGATGACATCGCGCACCAGCGTCTGGAATTCAGGCTTGTGCCGCCATGCGTCGAGTCGTTCCCATGCCAGGGCATGGTCATAGAAAGTCTGTTCGCAGCGATAGGTGCCGCCATCGCTGGTGTCGGTCGGATCGGTGGGCGCGCGCGCCGTTCCGCCGCGCGTATTGACCCGACCCGCGAGGGGCCGCGTAACGCCTACGCCGACCTTCTGGCCTTCCTGATTGGGGACGGTCTCGAAGGCGATTTTGCTGAGGAAGGCGCTGGATTTCTGGATCAGTTCATTCAACCGCTGCTGGATAGTGGGGGCGACCGAGAAGGATTCGCCTGCGTTTTCGACGCCGTTCAGGCGGGCCAGCTGGGCCATGTAGCGGTTGAACTGGATGCGGGTTTCACGAAGCATGGATTTCTCCGGGGCGTGGGGGAGATGGAAGGGCGGCGATCAGCAGTCAGTCTGGACGGATGCGCCCGCTCCGGTCGCGGTCGAGCGGGAAAAGCTGCCCTGTTCGGAATGGGCCAGCTTCGTTTCCAGCCTCTCGAACCGGGCGTCGAGCGTGTCCATCCGATCGAAGGCGGGCTTCATCGCGGCCGTGACCTGTTCGGCCATGACCGTCGCGAAACGGGCAACGTCGAAACTGTTGTCATTGGCGGGCGGCGGTGCCTGCTGAGGTTCTTCCTTGGGCTTGTCATTGCCCTTGAGAAGGCTGGCGAAGGCGCTGAGGAAGCCGGACTTCGTGCCTTCCGCGATGGCGGCGGCATCCATCTTCTCGACCTCCAGCACGATTTCCGTCTCGATAGCGGCGGAAAACAGGTTGTTGGGATGCTGCTTGCGCGCGTCGAACATGGGTTTCAGCCCGGAGAAGCTGAGGGCTTCGGTCCCCAAGGATGCGGGATTGTCCGTCACCGCCAGACCGATCAGTCCGACCTTGCCGGTGCCGCCAAAATCAGGCGTGATCTCGACAGAGGTGAATAGCTTCTGGTCTGCCTTGTTGATCTTGAGCAGCTGTTCGTTCGGATCGATCTGGGCATAAAGCGCGCGTCGGCGCTGCTTCTGGCCGTCAATTTCGAGTTCGTCGGTCTGGGCCTTCACGGCCGTCACGCTGCCATAGGCGTTGAACGGCGGTTCCGGGCTGAAGCCCTTGATATGCTCGCAGCTGATGCGGGGCGTGTAGGTGGCGGGATTGAAATTCGCCACGATTTCATCGATCCACGCGGCCTCGATCTTGCGGCCGTCGCTCGCGGTGAAGCCTTCAACGAAGACGCGGAAAAACTTGCTCTTGGCCATGGCGCGGGTCCGGTTCCTGTGTTGGCGGGGGGCTGTCCCTGATTGCAGGGGGCAGAAAGGAACCGAAGGGGCACTGTCTCAAGTCCGCCCTTGTGTAAGGCGCGGCTCTACACAAGCGGCGCGGTGCGGGCGGGCGGAACGGCGCGGCATGGTCCGGCGCGATGTCGACGCCTGTCCCCCCGCAACCCGGCGCACCGTCTGCCATGTGGCAGTTCGATCCGCGCCGCCATGCGCGCAGCCTGTATTGGCGCGGATGGGGCATTACGCAGATCGCCGAAGAATTCGATCTGCATGGCGTGGTGGGCGACAAGGGCAAGCCCATCCCGCGCGCCACCATCGAAAGCTGGAAACAGCGCGACCGCTGGGATGACGCGCCGTCGATCAGGAAAATCGAAGACGGGCTGGAAATCCGCCTGCTGACGCTGATCGCCAAGGAGAAGAAAACCCCCGGCGATCTCGTCGAAATGGACGCCCTGTCCCGGCAGATCGAAAGCCTCGCCCGCGTCCGCCGTTACGATGCACCGGGCGGCCATGCCGGTGACCTGAACGAAAAGGTCAACAACCGGAACGCGGGGCCACGGAAAAAGCCGAAGAAGAACCATTTCACCGCCGAACAGGCGGCCGAACTGAAGCGCATCTTCCTCGACGGCCTTTACGATTATCAGCATCGCTGGTGGCAGGCGAAGGATCAGCGGACCCGCATGATCCTGAAATCGCGCCAGATCGGTGCGACCTATTATTTCGCCTTCGAAGCCCTGATCGACGCGATCGAGACGGGCCGGAACCAGATATTCCTGTCGGCTTCGAAGGCGCAGGCGCACCAGTTCCGATCCTACATCGTCAGTTTCGCGAAACTGGTCGGGGTGTCGCTGACCGGCGATCCCATGCTGATCACGTCCGACCTTCGCCCAGCGGAGGAAGCGGCGGCCGAACTGCATTTTCTGGGCACCAATTTCCGCACCGCGCAGGGCCGCCACGGCAATTTCTACTTTGACGAATTTTTCTGGGTCCATTCGTTCGAAGAATTGAACAAGGTCGCCTCTGGCATGGCGACCCACAAGAAGTGGCGCAAAACCTACTTTTCGACGCCGTCCAGCATCGCGCATCCCGCCTATCCCTATTGGACCGGCGAGCGGCGCAACCGGCGGCGCAAAAAGGCCGACCGTATCGAAATCGACGTCAGCCATGCCGCGTTGGCGATCGGCATGGTCGGGCCGGATCGTATCTGGCGCAACATCGTCAATATCCGCGATGCCGAAGCGGGCGGCTGCGACCTGTTCGACATCGAGGAGCTGGAAGACGAATA
This genomic window from Sphingobium cloacae contains:
- a CDS encoding phage tail protein, with product MRKLRSLRAWLTQCLPDYAKHPDLLEIWAEEGRVLSKQSRSLSFLYGYTAKVGLWDFAGDPDHVMVPVLAWIEKEQPLLLDREDGAPFTFEPDLLDGDKCDLLLSIDLTERVLVKIRGDGSGYDLEHPPEPDLADRFEGVDARFLQGFGNIERLVESRDPHAVLTDAIPPDA
- a CDS encoding D-Ala-D-Ala carboxypeptidase family metallohydrolase; this encodes MQLSPHFSLAEFTASATATAQRIDNTPGARSIAAMQLLCAKVLEPLRAHFGRPIRVTSGFRSVKLCLAVGSSSASQHAQGEAADLEIPGIDNVSVATFIRDRLAFDQLILENYVRGQPNSGWIHVSYREGRLRKDVLTYSRRTYFRGLLP
- a CDS encoding tail protein X; this encodes MTLMAKQGDTIELLLFRDAGLGPLHVGRVLEANPGLSRHGPVLPLGTVILVPAAINASAPRTLPLIQLWD
- a CDS encoding head completion/stabilization protein, which produces MSSFVALPPSAASEPPPAETVVVNDGFFPDIDPARVRDDARISTSITPARLRAAIIGAIMRVEIDLRAFAIDAIAEGHDKLANVPAPDLDGESVQVIRYRRAIALFAKAELIERHRDFDLTAAGVNQSDELEQSIGDLRRDAQHAIRDMLGRTRTTVDLI
- the gpM gene encoding phage terminase small subunit, with translation MSLARQHRERVLAAKSVASAPEGGAEHVPAADFPPAAGATNATPEQRAAAQIGLRLTHDLRRLKEIKSIDMKVDAKRQMLPEYRDWLLGLLEADQGVGTGTAAEVAPTVMVWLIDVGDYDAALRIADFLMRHDVPMPSRYNRDVATVLVEEIADAAIKAQNAGEAFDLAILSRVDDLTETVDMHDEARAKLMKALGIELLLRAEDADAQEAPTALNLALTALREAHRLNDRVGVKDRIKRAEKLLAACAAAAPATEQGGDTAA
- a CDS encoding phage major capsid protein, P2 family, whose translation is MLRETRIQFNRYMAQLARLNGVENAGESFSVAPTIQQRLNELIQKSSAFLSKIAFETVPNQEGQKVGVGVTRPLAGRVNTRGGTARAPTDPTDTSDGGTYRCEQTFYDHALAWERLDAWRHKPEFQTLVRDVIVKRQGLDRITIGFHGTSVASTTDRVANPRLQDVNKGWLHKIRTFAPERVLDDGALTAAGKAIYVSDTPTVAKRDYVNLDALVKDVASSLLDEWHQDADDLVVMIGRNLVSDKYMPIINAAANTATEIVARDTILRAGNQVGGLYAERVPDFPTATLLITSYKNLAIYEQEESRRRYVKDEPELTQIANYESVNEAFVVEDYGKCALVENIVMGPKPD
- a CDS encoding GPO family capsid scaffolding protein: MAKSKFFRVFVEGFTASDGRKIEAAWIDEIVANFNPATYTPRISCEHIKGFSPEPPFNAYGSVTAVKAQTDELEIDGQKQRRRALYAQIDPNEQLLKINKADQKLFTSVEITPDFGGTGKVGLIGLAVTDNPASLGTEALSFSGLKPMFDARKQHPNNLFSAAIETEIVLEVEKMDAAAIAEGTKSGFLSAFASLLKGNDKPKEEPQQAPPPANDNSFDVARFATVMAEQVTAAMKPAFDRMDTLDARFERLETKLAHSEQGSFSRSTATGAGASVQTDC
- a CDS encoding terminase large subunit domain-containing protein translates to MSTPVPPQPGAPSAMWQFDPRRHARSLYWRGWGITQIAEEFDLHGVVGDKGKPIPRATIESWKQRDRWDDAPSIRKIEDGLEIRLLTLIAKEKKTPGDLVEMDALSRQIESLARVRRYDAPGGHAGDLNEKVNNRNAGPRKKPKKNHFTAEQAAELKRIFLDGLYDYQHRWWQAKDQRTRMILKSRQIGATYYFAFEALIDAIETGRNQIFLSASKAQAHQFRSYIVSFAKLVGVSLTGDPMLITSDLRPAEEAAAELHFLGTNFRTAQGRHGNFYFDEFFWVHSFEELNKVASGMATHKKWRKTYFSTPSSIAHPAYPYWTGERRNRRRKKADRIEIDVSHAALAIGMVGPDRIWRNIVNIRDAEAGGCDLFDIEELEDEYAPDEFANLFLCEFVDDSLSAFKFNDLIACGCDSLVEWTDFNIEAARPYGNRSVWAGYDPQESEEGDNAALVIAAPPLVEGGQFRILERHQLRGLDFEQQVEFIKAVLSRYNCTYLGIDAQGVGAGVYQLLAKPGAIPGCSVVKIEYSLDVKAQMIMKAQNVIRRARIAFDAGMLDIVSAFVSIKKTLTTSGRNVTFKAGRGGNDGHADLAWATMHILMNEPLDGKEKPKGTMEIL